One genomic window of bacterium includes the following:
- a CDS encoding molybdenum cofactor synthesis domain-containing protein, producing MKQHRKTKPTVLSVNISRQRGTCKRPVKSIELTDRGIEADAHAGQWHRQVSLLSKETIDTFSADVGRDFAPGDFAENITTWGLDLSEVSLLDEFTICKTRLEVTQIGKACHPGGCSVFKQVGKCVMPREGIFCRVRSGGSIAAGDAIGVYPHNLSFRVLTLSDRASRGDYEDRSGPRITAILNEFFRPKRWRQEVVNYLLPDDPEKLRAFLVAAREDGVDVVITTGGTGVGPRDITPDVVAPMCDKLLPGIMDYVRLKYGAQIPTALLSRSIAGVMGRTIVYALPGSVHAVEQYIGEILKTIEHLILTVHGIDPHAG from the coding sequence ATGAAACAGCACCGGAAAACTAAGCCGACCGTTCTTTCGGTCAATATCTCGAGACAGAGGGGGACATGTAAGAGACCGGTCAAGAGCATCGAGCTCACCGACCGGGGCATTGAGGCGGACGCCCACGCAGGCCAGTGGCATCGGCAGGTCAGCCTGCTGAGCAAGGAGACCATTGACACGTTTTCAGCCGATGTCGGTCGCGATTTTGCGCCAGGGGACTTCGCGGAGAACATCACAACGTGGGGGTTGGACCTCTCTGAAGTGTCGCTATTAGATGAGTTCACGATATGCAAGACCCGCCTTGAGGTAACCCAGATCGGGAAGGCTTGCCACCCGGGCGGGTGCAGCGTTTTCAAACAGGTTGGCAAGTGCGTGATGCCACGTGAGGGCATCTTCTGCCGGGTCAGGTCGGGCGGTAGCATCGCGGCGGGCGATGCCATCGGGGTGTATCCTCATAACCTCTCATTTCGAGTTCTTACCTTGAGCGATAGGGCAAGCCGGGGAGACTACGAGGACAGAAGCGGACCTCGCATCACTGCCATTCTCAACGAGTTCTTTCGTCCCAAACGCTGGCGGCAAGAGGTGGTAAACTATCTGCTTCCTGACGACCCAGAAAAGCTGAGAGCATTCCTTGTAGCAGCGCGAGAAGACGGGGTAGATGTGGTCATCACGACAGGCGGCACTGGCGTTGGGCCACGAGACATCACCCCTGATGTGGTCGCGCCTATGTGCGACAAGCTTCTACCGGGCATCATGGACTACGTCCGCCTCAAATACGGTGCGCAAATCCCTACGGCACTTCTAAGCCGGTCCATCGCCGGAGTCATGGGGCGCACCATTGTTTACGCACTGCCGGGCAGTGTACATGCGGTCGAGCAGTACATAGGTGAGATTCTCAAAACGATCGAGCATCTAATCCTGACCGTTCATGGCATCGATCCCCACGCCGGCTGA
- the moaC gene encoding cyclic pyranopterin monophosphate synthase MoaC, whose translation MAEELTHIDDKGRARMVDISGKTPQLRVARASGRIELAERTVELIAANNIKKGDVLSVAEIAGVQAAKRTSELIPLCHPLPITSITVTASLDPHSVSVESEVSCIARTGIEMEALTAVAVALLTVYDMCKAVDKKMRIGEIVLLSKAKTDVE comes from the coding sequence ATGGCCGAAGAGCTTACACACATCGATGACAAGGGTCGGGCGAGGATGGTGGACATTAGCGGCAAAACGCCTCAGCTTCGCGTCGCGCGCGCCTCGGGCAGGATTGAGCTCGCCGAGCGGACAGTGGAACTAATCGCCGCTAACAACATCAAGAAGGGGGACGTCCTCAGCGTGGCGGAGATCGCAGGTGTTCAGGCTGCCAAGCGCACGTCAGAGCTCATCCCGCTCTGCCATCCACTCCCCATCACGAGTATCACCGTGACGGCGAGTCTTGACCCACACAGCGTCTCGGTCGAGAGCGAGGTGTCCTGCATCGCAAGGACGGGCATTGAGATGGAGGCGCTCACCGCGGTCGCAGTCGCCCTGCTAACAGTTTATGACATGTGTAAAGCAGTCGATAAGAAGATGCGCATCGGGGAGATAGTTCTGCTCTCGAAGGCCAAAACCGATGTCGAATGA
- a CDS encoding radical SAM protein: MFDRFDRRIHYLRVSVTDRCNLRCVYCMPPEGVPLTTHADILSFEEILHVVKTGVRMGIDKVRITGGEPLVRRGIVTLVSMLAEIDGVKDLAMTTNGTLLGEFAAPLRSAGLHRLNISLDTLDPVRYRQITRRGELGPVLEGISAAQDAGFQGTKINCVVNRSSAEPDAVPVRRFAQEHGLEARFIRQMHIPGGKFWVVDGGTGGDCEHCNRLRLTSDGLVKPCLFNDIAFSCRELGPAEAIRRAVAAKPESGRAGAQNEFYVMGG; the protein is encoded by the coding sequence ATGTTCGACAGATTTGACCGCCGCATCCACTATCTCCGTGTCTCCGTAACCGACAGGTGTAACCTGCGCTGCGTCTATTGCATGCCACCCGAGGGCGTTCCGCTTACCACGCACGCTGACATCCTGTCGTTTGAGGAGATACTGCACGTAGTCAAAACCGGCGTCAGGATGGGCATCGACAAGGTTCGGATCACTGGCGGCGAGCCGCTAGTTCGCCGGGGCATCGTAACGCTCGTCTCCATGCTCGCAGAGATTGATGGAGTTAAGGACCTTGCCATGACCACAAATGGCACACTGTTGGGCGAGTTTGCTGCGCCCCTCAGGAGCGCTGGGCTGCACCGGCTGAATATAAGCCTCGACACGCTTGACCCCGTGCGATACCGGCAGATCACGCGCCGTGGAGAGCTCGGACCCGTCCTTGAGGGAATAAGCGCCGCGCAGGACGCGGGGTTTCAGGGCACGAAGATTAACTGCGTCGTTAACAGATCGTCCGCAGAGCCAGACGCCGTCCCAGTGCGGCGTTTCGCGCAGGAGCACGGGCTTGAGGCTCGTTTCATACGGCAGATGCACATCCCAGGGGGCAAGTTCTGGGTGGTTGATGGCGGCACCGGCGGCGATTGCGAGCACTGTAACCGACTGAGGCTCACAAGCGATGGTTTAGTGAAGCCCTGTCTTTTCAATGACATAGCATTTTCATGCCGCGAGCTCGGCCCGGCCGAGGCCATCAGGCGCGCGGTCGCTGCAAAGCCCGAGTCAGGGCGGGCGGGCGCTCAGAACGAGTTCTACGTTATGGGAGGTTGA
- the glp gene encoding gephyrin-like molybdotransferase Glp, translated as MVSREEAYNSVLFSAPRLPTQRVALDEALGRVLAQDVVSDIDMPPFDKSAMDGYAIRREDLFRELHVREVVPAGHIPTRRVGPGECAKIMTGAMVPDGADCVIMKEHVELTPENTIRFVGKDTATNICYKAEDTEAGDIVLHAGEWLRPQHLAVLASVGCIAPLVSDRPRVGIIATGDELVEPVDKPAISQIRNSNSYQLRAQVATVGGLPHYFGIARDTEHAIDSLLRDAIDKTDVVLVSGGVSVGDYDLVPAILKRCGFHLLFESVAIKPGKPTHFGVSDDGFCFGLPGNPVSTFVVFELLVKPFLLRMQGHDYAPANVIMPLEEAIEKRRTSREAWYPVVLTPSGAVRPIEYHGSAHTRALPQADGIICIPAGVTRLDRGAMVHVRQI; from the coding sequence ATGGTATCGCGTGAGGAGGCGTACAACAGCGTCCTCTTCTCTGCCCCTAGACTTCCTACCCAAAGGGTCGCGCTCGACGAGGCCCTTGGCAGAGTCCTAGCCCAGGACGTAGTCTCTGACATAGACATGCCCCCCTTCGACAAGTCCGCCATGGATGGCTACGCAATTCGGCGAGAGGACCTGTTCAGGGAGCTTCATGTTCGCGAAGTGGTCCCGGCCGGGCACATACCGACGCGACGTGTGGGTCCGGGCGAGTGCGCCAAGATAATGACTGGTGCGATGGTTCCTGATGGCGCCGACTGCGTGATCATGAAGGAGCACGTTGAGCTCACGCCCGAGAACACAATCCGTTTTGTTGGGAAGGACACAGCGACGAACATCTGCTATAAGGCGGAGGACACCGAAGCTGGCGATATCGTTCTTCACGCCGGCGAGTGGCTCCGGCCTCAGCATCTCGCTGTCCTCGCCTCGGTTGGATGCATAGCTCCCCTGGTCTCAGATCGACCCCGTGTGGGTATCATTGCGACGGGGGACGAGCTGGTAGAACCAGTTGACAAGCCGGCCATCTCACAGATAAGAAACAGCAACAGCTACCAACTTCGAGCGCAGGTTGCCACAGTGGGCGGCCTCCCTCATTACTTCGGGATTGCGCGCGATACCGAGCACGCGATCGACTCCCTCTTGCGGGACGCCATTGACAAGACCGATGTTGTGCTTGTCTCCGGGGGCGTTTCAGTCGGGGATTACGACCTCGTGCCCGCCATCCTGAAGCGTTGTGGTTTCCATCTACTCTTCGAGAGTGTGGCGATCAAGCCGGGTAAGCCGACTCACTTCGGCGTCTCGGATGACGGATTCTGCTTTGGCCTGCCGGGCAATCCTGTCTCCACTTTTGTCGTATTCGAGCTCTTGGTCAAGCCGTTCCTTCTCCGGATGCAGGGGCACGACTACGCGCCCGCTAACGTAATAATGCCGCTCGAGGAGGCCATCGAAAAGCGCAGAACGAGCCGCGAGGCCTGGTATCCAGTTGTCCTGACCCCAAGCGGCGCTGTGAGACCGATCGAGTACCACGGCTCGGCGCACACCCGCGCGTTACCCCAGGCCGACGGCATCATCTGCATTCCGGCTGGGGTCACAAGGCTCGACAGAGGGGCGATGGTTCATGTTCGACAGATTTGA
- a CDS encoding molybdenum cofactor guanylyltransferase, protein MISLPLMFMIGSAGRNAGKTELACALIRRYVRSREIVGVKVTTIEKLDGNCPRGGQGCGVCTSLEGNFCITEERGTCPGKDTTRMLRAGASRVFWLRCLRSHLREGAIALLEVTGRDSVLVCESNSLRQVVRPGVFVIVKDRESQTFKQSAKNVLKNADRILLSDGNDFDLDMSRIVLSDRGWGLVEDATAIILAGGGSYRMGSDKAILPINGRPMIQHIADQLAPHFEELIVSANYPQKFRFLDIPVVPDIAPNHGPLMGIFSSLLASSRETNAVVACDIPEPNIPLLRKMIAVSEGYDAVIPQSAEGTFEPLFAIYNKSILPAMRSSLGHCSRKVSEVFKHARIRYYPLEQRLQLKNLNTINDYEDYIGQNGIA, encoded by the coding sequence ATGATTTCTCTGCCACTGATGTTCATGATCGGCTCGGCCGGACGAAACGCGGGCAAGACTGAGCTCGCCTGCGCTCTCATCAGGCGGTATGTGCGAAGTCGTGAGATAGTTGGCGTAAAGGTAACGACCATAGAGAAGCTGGACGGGAATTGCCCCCGAGGTGGCCAAGGCTGCGGCGTATGCACATCCCTTGAAGGCAACTTCTGCATCACCGAGGAGAGAGGCACGTGCCCCGGCAAGGACACCACACGTATGCTACGGGCGGGGGCCTCACGCGTGTTCTGGCTCCGCTGCCTCAGGTCGCACCTGCGCGAGGGGGCGATCGCGCTTCTTGAGGTCACGGGTCGGGATTCGGTCTTGGTCTGTGAATCGAACAGCCTACGTCAGGTTGTCAGGCCCGGCGTCTTCGTTATCGTCAAGGATAGGGAGTCACAGACTTTCAAACAATCAGCCAAGAATGTGCTGAAGAATGCCGACCGGATACTGCTCTCAGACGGGAACGACTTCGACCTGGACATGAGCCGCATTGTTCTCTCAGACCGCGGCTGGGGGCTAGTGGAGGATGCCACAGCGATCATTCTGGCTGGCGGCGGCAGCTACCGTATGGGCTCGGACAAGGCCATCCTTCCCATCAACGGTCGCCCAATGATACAGCACATCGCGGACCAGCTTGCGCCTCATTTCGAGGAGCTTATCGTGAGCGCAAACTACCCACAGAAGTTCCGGTTCCTTGACATCCCAGTTGTTCCGGACATCGCGCCCAATCACGGCCCACTTATGGGCATCTTCTCGTCGCTTCTCGCCTCGTCCAGGGAGACCAACGCTGTGGTTGCGTGCGACATTCCCGAGCCCAACATACCGCTGCTCAGGAAGATGATCGCGGTCTCTGAAGGCTACGATGCGGTCATCCCACAAAGCGCAGAAGGGACGTTCGAGCCGCTCTTTGCCATCTATAATAAGAGCATCCTGCCGGCCATGCGCAGCTCCCTTGGGCACTGCTCGCGGAAGGTCTCCGAAGTCTTCAAGCACGCCAGGATTCGCTACTACCCCCTCGAGCAACGCCTCCAATTGAAGAACCTGAACACCATCAACGATTACGAGGATTACATTGGCCAAAATGGTATCGCGTGA
- a CDS encoding ABC transporter ATP-binding protein, with translation MLAVENLSKRLGSFVMKDVSFEVNEGEYFVLLGASGVGKTVLLEIIAGLMRPDSGHVFLDSKEITSERMQKRRIGLVYQDQALFPHLSVKKNIAYGLHSRGLKRSQIRERAFELAKSVDALELFDRSPQTLSGGEAQRVALARTLATEPRCILLDEPIASLDAASRWQVRSLLRDLNRRGQTMLHVTHDYEEAVSLASRIAVMENETIVQVGTPEAIFQRPESEFVASFVGIKNFLRGTLKRAAGNGQLSEFTGPSGIRFCVLTEADPGPGCLIVRSEDIAISNEQPQTSARNVFRGNVLDIIPAKLGVEVSVQIGVKLSALLTQASVRSLSLEVGKAVWVYFKASAARFLKE, from the coding sequence ATGCTGGCCGTTGAGAACCTCTCGAAGCGGCTCGGATCATTCGTGATGAAAGACGTGTCGTTTGAGGTGAACGAGGGCGAGTACTTCGTCCTGCTCGGTGCGTCCGGCGTGGGTAAGACTGTGCTTCTCGAGATAATCGCGGGGCTGATGCGTCCGGACAGTGGCCATGTCTTTCTGGACAGCAAAGAGATAACATCGGAGAGGATGCAGAAACGGAGAATCGGGCTCGTGTATCAGGACCAGGCTCTCTTTCCGCACCTCTCAGTCAAGAAAAACATCGCCTACGGGCTTCACTCCCGTGGCCTCAAGCGCTCCCAAATTCGCGAGAGGGCCTTTGAGCTCGCAAAGTCTGTTGACGCACTAGAGCTGTTCGACAGAAGTCCACAGACTCTCTCTGGGGGCGAGGCGCAGCGCGTGGCGCTGGCCAGAACGCTTGCCACCGAGCCCAGGTGCATCCTCTTGGATGAGCCAATCGCCTCGCTGGATGCGGCATCGCGCTGGCAGGTTCGCTCGCTGCTTCGTGACCTCAACCGACGTGGTCAAACAATGCTGCACGTTACACACGATTACGAGGAGGCGGTGTCCCTGGCCTCCCGTATCGCGGTCATGGAGAACGAGACAATCGTGCAGGTCGGGACGCCGGAAGCGATATTCCAGAGGCCTGAATCGGAGTTCGTTGCGAGCTTCGTCGGGATCAAGAATTTCCTCAGAGGAACGCTCAAGCGTGCCGCCGGCAATGGGCAACTGTCGGAGTTCACCGGTCCGAGTGGGATTCGTTTCTGCGTGCTTACAGAGGCCGACCCAGGTCCCGGATGCCTCATCGTCCGTAGCGAGGACATCGCCATCTCCAACGAGCAGCCCCAGACCAGTGCGAGGAACGTCTTCAGGGGGAACGTGCTAGACATCATCCCGGCGAAACTCGGCGTCGAGGTGTCTGTTCAAATAGGTGTGAAGTTGTCGGCGCTTCTGACGCAAGCGTCTGTCAGGTCGCTTAGTCTTGAGGTCGGCAAGGCAGTCTGGGTCTACTTCAAAGCCAGTGCGGCACGATTCTTAAAGGAATAA
- a CDS encoding ABC transporter permease translates to MSKNTAAAKGQLSWLHLTFSALGGVVLLLIVAPLVGIYLKSTFGEIVATAQDAEVRESIWLTLWVSMAATLVFAVACIPFAYILARKDFPLKGFVTGIVDLPVIVPHSVAGIAILGIVARDTLVGSAAESMGFEIVGTPVGIGAAMAFVSVPFLINSARDGFAAVPERLEKAALGLGASPLRVFLTVSVPLAWRAIVSGLVLMWGRGMSEFGAVMIIAYHPMITPILIYERFSAFGLKYSRPVSALFMLVCLVMFVVLRLLAQGRKNAGR, encoded by the coding sequence ATGAGTAAGAATACTGCGGCAGCGAAAGGTCAGCTCTCTTGGCTGCATCTAACGTTCAGCGCACTTGGCGGCGTCGTCCTTCTTTTGATCGTGGCGCCGCTCGTGGGCATATACCTCAAATCGACGTTTGGGGAAATAGTCGCGACCGCACAAGACGCGGAGGTCCGCGAGAGTATATGGCTGACGCTGTGGGTCTCGATGGCTGCGACATTGGTGTTTGCGGTCGCGTGCATCCCATTTGCATACATCCTCGCCCGCAAGGACTTCCCGCTGAAAGGATTTGTTACCGGCATAGTTGACCTCCCCGTCATAGTTCCCCACTCCGTCGCTGGCATCGCTATACTGGGCATCGTTGCCAGGGATACACTGGTGGGCAGCGCGGCGGAATCGATGGGCTTTGAGATAGTTGGCACCCCTGTGGGGATAGGCGCGGCGATGGCGTTCGTGAGCGTCCCTTTTCTCATTAACTCCGCTCGCGATGGTTTTGCGGCGGTTCCCGAGAGGCTCGAGAAGGCGGCTCTCGGCCTCGGTGCGTCCCCGCTGCGGGTATTTCTGACGGTCTCGGTGCCACTGGCGTGGCGAGCGATAGTCTCGGGGCTTGTGCTGATGTGGGGTCGGGGCATGAGCGAGTTTGGGGCTGTCATGATCATTGCCTACCACCCCATGATCACCCCGATCCTTATCTACGAGCGCTTCAGCGCATTTGGGCTGAAGTACTCAAGACCCGTCTCGGCTCTCTTCATGCTGGTCTGCCTCGTCATGTTCGTCGTTCTGCGACTTTTAGCACAAGGGAGAAAGAATGCTGGCCGTTGA
- the wtpA gene encoding tungstate ABC transporter substrate-binding protein WtpA, giving the protein MRRILLVVLALVILGTLSLAGTKGSGLSGELVVFHAGSLAVPFDEIAKAFMKEYQNVKVIREAAGSRTCARKISDLKRPCDVMASADYTVIDTLLVPEYASWNISFAANEMTIVYHEASRLSDKIDRDNWFEVLLDKRVRFGRSDPNADPCGYRSIMTMKLAEKHYKKPGLAEKMLKKDSRFIRPKEVDLLALLESHTIDYIFLYRSVAEQHGLKYLLLPDEVNLKKTALASLYDSVSVKISGKKPGEFISQRGAPMVYGVTIPKSSKNPGAALAFVEFLLDKDKGIAIMEKNGQPSVVPSPTNTYDKLPLRLKKFAVKG; this is encoded by the coding sequence ATGAGAAGGATTTTGCTTGTGGTTCTTGCTCTTGTCATCTTGGGGACATTGTCGCTTGCTGGCACGAAAGGTAGCGGCCTGTCGGGCGAACTCGTGGTCTTTCATGCGGGCAGCCTCGCCGTTCCGTTCGATGAGATAGCCAAAGCGTTTATGAAAGAGTATCAGAACGTGAAAGTGATTCGCGAGGCGGCCGGCAGCAGGACCTGCGCCCGCAAGATTTCCGACCTGAAAAGGCCGTGCGACGTAATGGCCTCGGCGGATTACACGGTAATCGACACGCTTCTGGTCCCCGAGTATGCAAGTTGGAACATCTCGTTCGCAGCGAACGAGATGACGATCGTCTATCACGAGGCCTCTCGGCTGTCGGATAAGATCGATCGAGACAACTGGTTCGAGGTTCTTCTCGACAAGAGAGTGAGGTTCGGCAGGTCAGACCCAAACGCCGATCCATGCGGCTACCGGTCGATTATGACAATGAAGCTCGCCGAGAAACACTACAAGAAGCCCGGCCTCGCAGAAAAGATGCTCAAGAAGGACAGTAGGTTCATCCGGCCAAAGGAGGTTGACCTCCTGGCCCTTCTGGAGTCTCACACAATCGATTACATATTCCTGTATCGCTCGGTGGCTGAGCAGCATGGCCTCAAGTATCTCCTGCTGCCGGATGAGGTGAACCTGAAGAAAACGGCGCTGGCAAGTCTGTATGATTCGGTCTCGGTTAAGATATCCGGCAAAAAGCCGGGTGAGTTCATCTCCCAAAGAGGAGCTCCGATGGTCTATGGAGTAACGATTCCCAAGAGCTCCAAGAATCCGGGGGCTGCGCTTGCCTTCGTTGAGTTTCTTCTGGATAAGGACAAGGGCATCGCGATTATGGAAAAGAACGGCCAGCCCTCCGTCGTTCCGTCGCCGACTAACACTTACGACAAACTGCCGCTGCGCCTCAAGAAATTCGCCGTAAAGGGATAG
- a CDS encoding LysR family transcriptional regulator, translating into MKEGLRPRFKLWLSTRDAEGAFGDGKWRLLDAIQREGSLMAAATELGMSYRKAWGDLKKAERSLDVSLVERRRGGISGGETRLTEAGRVWLEAYSEFRSDVDDAISSAFTAHIESLERRNK; encoded by the coding sequence ATGAAAGAGGGTCTGCGGCCGAGGTTCAAGCTCTGGCTCTCGACTAGGGATGCGGAGGGTGCTTTCGGAGACGGCAAGTGGCGTTTGCTCGATGCCATCCAACGTGAAGGCTCGCTGATGGCGGCGGCGACGGAGCTTGGGATGAGCTATCGCAAGGCCTGGGGCGACCTCAAGAAGGCCGAGCGGTCTCTTGACGTGTCGCTCGTCGAGAGGCGCCGGGGCGGGATTTCTGGCGGCGAGACCAGGTTGACCGAGGCGGGAAGGGTTTGGCTTGAGGCGTATTCCGAGTTCCGCTCTGATGTTGACGATGCCATTTCAAGCGCCTTTACGGCGCACATTGAGAGTCTAGAAAGGAGAAACAAATGA
- a CDS encoding 4Fe-4S dicluster domain-containing protein: MKTATAEQLKTFFESLQTDFDLRVPVKLHDGTRVLGGLSEGPLALQGGKIPQKPTSVFFPQFDEVFVVDEQGKFQMAGPVPKPIMVVGFTAQDLDCLEFIDKFFSENYRDNIYFNKRDGSVVVGISGRCGKDGEFMKIAGGKCDIELISDGESFIVQPYTDRGRKLTEKLVAPESGADRDAIEALNKESDALPTDDEDTIDKASELIRANEIPDVFWDEIAARCIACTSCNLACPTCTCFEVYDRKRDGKMVRQRVWDSCQFDGFMREASGHNPSGKQMQRTHRRIHHKLAADVERWGHKTCMVCGRCDDVCPTDIGMKSVCKMIVERYS; the protein is encoded by the coding sequence ATGAAAACAGCGACAGCAGAACAGTTAAAAACATTCTTCGAATCGCTTCAGACCGACTTCGACTTGCGAGTGCCAGTCAAGCTGCACGATGGGACGCGCGTGCTCGGCGGTCTCTCAGAGGGTCCTCTTGCGCTTCAGGGCGGCAAGATTCCTCAGAAACCTACGAGCGTCTTCTTCCCGCAGTTCGATGAGGTCTTCGTGGTTGACGAACAAGGCAAGTTCCAGATGGCAGGACCAGTTCCAAAACCGATCATGGTCGTGGGCTTTACAGCTCAGGACCTCGACTGCCTCGAGTTCATCGACAAGTTCTTCTCCGAGAACTACCGCGACAACATCTACTTCAACAAGCGCGACGGCTCGGTTGTGGTGGGCATTTCAGGCAGATGTGGGAAGGACGGCGAGTTCATGAAGATAGCCGGCGGCAAGTGCGACATCGAGCTCATCTCCGATGGCGAGTCATTCATCGTCCAGCCCTACACGGACAGAGGCAGGAAACTTACAGAAAAACTCGTCGCGCCAGAATCCGGGGCCGACAGGGACGCGATAGAAGCTCTGAACAAGGAATCGGACGCGCTCCCCACCGACGACGAGGATACGATCGACAAGGCCTCGGAGCTCATCCGTGCGAATGAAATCCCTGACGTGTTCTGGGACGAAATCGCAGCCCGCTGCATCGCCTGCACCAGCTGCAATCTGGCGTGCCCAACCTGCACATGTTTCGAGGTCTATGACCGTAAGCGCGACGGCAAAATGGTCCGTCAAAGAGTGTGGGATTCGTGTCAGTTTGACGGCTTTATGCGGGAGGCGAGTGGGCACAACCCATCGGGCAAGCAGATGCAGAGAACGCATCGGCGCATCCATCACAAGCTGGCCGCCGACGTCGAGCGTTGGGGCCACAAGACCTGCATGGTGTGCGGCCGGTGCGACGATGTTTGCCCGACGGACATCGGGATGAAGTCGGTCTGCAAAATGATAGTGGAGCGTTATAGTTAA